From the genome of Bubalus kerabau isolate K-KA32 ecotype Philippines breed swamp buffalo chromosome 13, PCC_UOA_SB_1v2, whole genome shotgun sequence:
CACTGTCAAAAGTctaatgtaggaaaaaaaaaagagagaaaagaaatgagcttGTAGGAACCTATAAGGTGGGGTATTAGGTAACCATTAAAAATCTTAACAATGAGATATATTAGTTGACATGGGGGAGTTTAtatctttattgtatttttaaataaaatgctctTTACACAAGAATTTAAGGCATTGATCTTTTTTGTAAAAATCATCAATGTCTCCTAAGAGTATAAAAGCAAATGTAAAAATCAAATGCAGGAACAAAactgaaccaaaaaaaaattggaaattacCTATATACATGAGAATGGAGCAGTCTAATGTCCCCATAGGAATAGATGGAAGATAGGAAGAATGGATTCTCAGGGAGCATAAATTTACATCCATTGTGGAGTGTTTCTGTTCTAATGCTGTCTTTTTTAATTCTCTCAGCATTAGCTCTGATGTTGTATTGACTGTTCACCACTAAATTAACTGCAGAGTGTGATACGGTGTTTGTTTAAGTGTCTTTGTAGTATAACATCTAATTTCCACTTCAAAGTAATtggtcttcatgaatttttaaGCCCCCTAAGGGCCCTACCATTTAATGAATATTCGGATGAGACTGGAGTAGTagttaaaagatttaaaatttttcataacaaTGAATGTTAAAATAATagtcaaaattataaaatcatcCAAAATATTCTACAGCATTAGTAAGTGTGCCCACTAGCCAGGACATTAGCAACTCTGACTTGATTATGAAACAGGTATGTTGCAGTTAATGTGCTAGAGTGATACAGCCAAATCTCAACAATTTAAACACAGCTCACAATTAGTGCTTTTTACTGTTTATAAATTTTGTGGTTCCTTACAGTCTGTGGAAACTTTGAAAGACTTGTATTATATTGAAATTTGTACCTAATTTGTACAAACTTTGAAAGTTATGTGGTTATACTGAAATTTGTACTTACTTTGTACAAacttgggctgccctggtggctcagatggtaaagaatctgcctgcaatacaggagacctgggttcgatccctgggttgggaagttcccctggagaagggaatggctggctacccactccagtattcttgcctggagaattccatggacagaggagcctggcgggctacagtccatggggtcacaaagagtcagacacgactgagcaactaactttgcATAATCTTATAAGTTATATGGTTTCTTAGAATCTGTGAAAACTTTGGAAGACTTATATTGAAATTTGTACCTATGAGATATTAGTATACTGGCTGTAGGTTTCTTATTATCAATTACAGGGAATTCTTTCTGTTCCTAGTTTGCTAAGgattttgaaaatcatatatttaaaataatgagtaGATTTTGAGTTTTAACAGATgcattttctatattattttctatattattgATAGACCTTTATCTTGCTAATATAACTCACCTCTTAACTCTTGTTTAAGAGTGAAACAAATATTGCATTCCTAGACTAAATCCAACTTGGTTAAGATATTTTACCTTGTAAAAATACTGCTTTTTTTGCTacttatatgagatgatggataaaCTTGCGTGGTAGTCATTTCACATTATATGTGAGTCAGGTCCTATGCGGTACACCTTAAGCTTACACAGTGCTGTGTAGTttccatctcaataaaactggaaaactaCTGCCCaatttcatttgctaatattttatttataactctTATTCAagaatgagatttatttttaatttcatacttatcttttttttttttaaagatttatctgtttagggctgtgctgggtcttcattgctgcccaggcttttctcgagttgtggagagtgggggctactctctagttttggtgcacaggcttctcatggcagtggttCCTGTTGAGAAGCATGGCCTCTAggtgcataggcttcagtagttgtggtttgtGGGCGCAGAAgttgtgggctctggagcactggctcagtagttgcggtgcagggGTTTAGTTGttccaaggtatgtgggatcttcccagaccagggattgaacccatgtcccctgcattggcaggcagattccttaccactgagccatcagggaagccccttctttggTTTTGATATCAAGGTTATGCTAGCAAATAGAATAAGTTGGGGAATGTCTTCTCTTTTACTAGTCTCTAAAACAATTTCAGAAAGATTGGGTTACTTCTTCTTTATGTATTTGGTAGAATTAATCAGTGATGACATCTGGACCCCTAAATTTTCAATTATGGATTCAAtctcaaaaaataatttaatatagttCAAAGTTAcataaattttccatttcttctgttGTCAGTTTTGGTAATTGATGTTTTTCTACAAATTCGTTTATTTCACCTAAAAGCACTGGCAGGGGCTTCCTCTCAATTTCTAGTTTTAATTCTGTCACTAACATTATGCATGGTCCTAGACCTACTGATTCGGAAAGTCTGGGGAGGGGACTAGCAGTTGATGtttttttaacaagccctccaaggGAGGCTGGTGCAAGCTCAAGTCTGAGAATCACAGCTTTCACTCGCCTCTCCTCACCACACTCTAAGCCAGAAGGCTGGGAGATACACAGGCAAGTGACCGGCCCTGATTGAGGAACCAGAAGATCCTGGGTGTGTTTATCGGAGCTCCATATAagcaggtgggggggggggcgtggtTTGCCACAGCAGCTGGATTTCCAGTTGTAAGAAAGAGTGatcactccctccctctctgttgGGAGTAGCAGCTTGGTTTTTTTCAAGGCAGATTTGGTGAGGATGGTTCTAGACGGTAAATCATTAGAGCGGCCTGCTCTACCCTAACTCCTGGCTTCCAAGGCAGCCTTGTGGGGCGTCCCTGAGGGCTGATGAAGAGGGGGTGAGGGTCAGAGCTGGGGAGGCTGTTGCAGTTTCccctctgtgtgctgtgctggggAAAGGGTCGTGGACTCTCATGATTCTGTTTTTGGTTCCAAGGTGTGGTTTCTCAGAGTTCTGCTCTTTGCTAGTGAGAAAACTACAAGAGAAGGGGGAGGATAAAATGacgctttcatttttaaaaatcatgtcccAAGTGATGACTCAGGTGAGTTCACTTCTTGTCTCCTTTTCTGAAATGCCGATATTCAGCTCCTAACACATTAGCTTTACACATTaggttttctagaatttcatactAAGAGGCCACATCTAGTGGCATGATTTCCACATCTGAAACTAGTCAGAAAGCAGAGGGTTtcttcccttgccttctcctctaGTCCAATATTCACATGTTTATTCAACAAAGTACTCAAGGAGGTACTAACCAAGGGGTCTCAGAAGATGTactttaaccatttaaaaattttataaattatttattatctcAAAATCTGAATTATGAATTCAGTTTCCttactcttgttgttcagttgctcagtcatgtccgactctgcaaacccatagactgcagcacccaggcttccctgtccttcactatctcctggagtttgctcaaactcatgtccattgaattgatgatgccatccaaccatctcatcctctgtcaccctcttctcctcctgccctgttcAAATGATCTATTTCATATTGGGTGGGCTATAAAAGTTTGTGCTTTTTGAAGTACTGAACCATTTAAGTTGTCTAATGTATGTATGTAGAATTGTTCATACTATTCCCTTATGATCCTTTTGATCTCTGGAGGGTCTTCAGGGATGGCCCCTCTTTTGTTCCTGATATTGACaatattctttaccctctgaatcCACCATGGTATCAAGTTTAGACTCACATACAGCCTCCTACTTTTTATATCTCAAATATTAAGACTAGTATTTCTATAGAACTATTCGGCTATATGGGCAGTTGGAGAATCAAAGTACTTGTTTTTTCAGGGGTCAGTAAAATTCAAAGATGTATTTGCTGACTTCTCTTGGGAGCAGTGGGAATGCTTAAACACTGATCAAAAAAACCTGTACAAGAAGGTGATGTTGGACAACTACAAACATACGATGACTTTGGGTAAGAATACATTTTCTCAGTTGATAAGCTGCCTATTTTGAGGCTTTTTCTTGCTATTTTACTGATATCTATAGAACTCGAAGTGCTGACCTAAGTTCCTTAAATTAAGAGCTTTCTGAAGGGAGAAATGAGCACATTCATGCTTCAAACACTCAAGCTTCATGCACCCAATTTCCTCAAATCTTCATACGTTTCTCAAAGACAACTGTCCTAAGGCTCTTGTGGACCCCAGATCACTGGTAGAGCTACTTTTAAAgcactggtaaaaaaaaaaaaaaaaaagcacaggtgGTTTATGGACTGAACTGTGAAAGAATGCtgcttccaggcttccctggagatCTCTTTCCTTACCAGGTATCAATATATAACTTCTCTTCCATCCTAAGTGGTGTTGGAAGTGAAAGAGAATGTTACAAATTATGCTGGGATAACTAAAGCAAACTGAGACCTGTAGACATCTCGCTTATGGCCAAAAGATTGGGTTTAAATTCTCTGGCAGTTAAAGCACTGAAAAGATCATTTTGCTTCCCTATATGCAGGGCAATGGGCTTTTAAAGCAAGAGCAATGTCATCTTTGAAGCAAGAAAGTGATCCCTGGATGCTGAAAAGAGAGGCAACAGATGATCCATGCCCAGGTAATTGACATGCAGTGAGCAAGGTGAAAGTCATCACAATTCCCACCCCAACTGGTCAGAGTAACCTGGGTCCCTGAGGTGATGACAGATGAACTCTGTGCACAGGTTCCCATATAGGACAGAAAAGAATAATCTAGTGGATCTTTTTATCCCATCACTATTTTTCTAGAGCCCTtgtcatctctctctttttaaagaggCAAATACTCTTACctgtctatgtgtatatatatatttaaaattaatttattttaattggctaattactttacaatattgtagtggtttctgccatacattgacatgaatcagccatggatgtacatgtgttccccatcctgaaccccccctcccacctccct
Proteins encoded in this window:
- the LOC129626033 gene encoding putative zinc finger protein 840, translating into MTLSFLKIMSQVMTQGSVKFKDVFADFSWEQWECLNTDQKNLYKKVMLDNYKHTMTLGQWAFKARAMSSLKQESDPWMLKREATDDPCPACQPTFSPELHESMGAFRQLTLECTAKILHIKAKP